The Virgibacillus sp. MSP4-1 genome has a segment encoding these proteins:
- a CDS encoding response regulator transcription factor, producing the protein MKQTILVIEDDHMIRELISIYLKKAGYEIVEAADGEEAKEAFLTHHPCLLILDLMLPKISGEELCTWVREQERNEVSIIMLSAKARTNDKIKGLKLGADDYLTKPFDPDELVAHVEAVLRRTGQFCQKITYGGLCIKPRKGEVMLYDESLKLTKHEFQLLYHFMENPNVVLTRENLIQQLYPHADKTVMDRTIDAHIKKLREKIEEDPSSPKRICTVRGMGYKFVHE; encoded by the coding sequence GTGAAGCAAACCATTCTGGTGATTGAAGATGATCACATGATACGAGAATTAATTTCAATATATTTAAAGAAAGCAGGATATGAGATTGTAGAAGCGGCAGACGGGGAAGAAGCAAAGGAAGCCTTTCTTACTCATCATCCCTGTTTACTGATTCTTGATTTAATGCTTCCGAAAATAAGTGGGGAAGAACTGTGTACATGGGTAAGAGAGCAGGAGCGCAATGAAGTTTCGATCATTATGCTGTCCGCTAAAGCCAGAACAAATGATAAGATTAAAGGGCTGAAACTTGGTGCAGATGACTATTTGACAAAGCCTTTTGATCCAGATGAGTTAGTCGCACACGTGGAGGCCGTTTTACGAAGGACAGGTCAGTTCTGTCAAAAAATCACCTATGGCGGCTTGTGTATTAAACCTAGAAAGGGCGAAGTGATGCTGTATGATGAGTCGCTTAAGCTTACGAAGCATGAATTTCAACTGCTCTATCATTTTATGGAGAATCCGAATGTTGTTCTAACGCGAGAAAACCTGATTCAGCAATTATACCCGCATGCTGATAAAACCGTGATGGACCGGACGATTGATGCTCATATAAAAAAATTAAGGGAGAAAATTGAGGAAGATCCTTCTTCTCCAAAGCGGATTTGTACGGTAAGAGGAATGGGGTATAAATTTGTTCATGAATAA
- a CDS encoding cell wall metabolism sensor histidine kinase WalK — MNKWKIIRFPRRLLGRLTLINITVVTAFIFLTSWATYHTACFLVDGIGTMNQMTQKQFESTLLQYLWIFSFSTIILGSMIQFFLTKKLTGPLRKLIDSTKTMKEGRYPSPIQTRSQDETGQLIDHFNDMVEQLKKNEQQRKKMISDLSHELRTPLANLNGYLNALHNGVIEGSPKLYKALYEESNRLSGMLEQLDRLKEWDDISGQTFSERKMIDMKSIIKQTVEMFHWSAEKKGIPVKHQLDAGVVQVNQEGIAQVLNNLLDNAIRYHQGRGPIIVRGIRSEREYYVSFTGPGEVIPEREQSLIFERFYRTDPSRSRESGGTGLGLAISKEIIEHHRGQIGVHSEDHLHSFWFTLPLVKES; from the coding sequence ATGAATAAATGGAAAATAATCAGGTTTCCCAGACGTTTATTAGGAAGACTGACGCTCATAAATATTACCGTGGTCACAGCCTTCATTTTCTTGACCAGCTGGGCGACTTATCATACCGCCTGTTTCCTTGTAGACGGTATCGGTACAATGAACCAAATGACACAAAAGCAATTTGAGTCCACTCTATTACAGTATCTCTGGATTTTCAGCTTTTCGACAATTATTCTCGGGAGCATGATTCAATTTTTTCTGACAAAAAAATTGACAGGTCCCCTAAGAAAATTAATAGATTCTACGAAAACTATGAAAGAAGGTCGATATCCAAGTCCTATTCAAACGAGATCACAAGATGAAACAGGACAGCTTATTGACCACTTTAATGACATGGTTGAGCAATTAAAGAAAAATGAACAGCAGCGCAAAAAAATGATCTCTGATTTATCTCATGAACTAAGGACACCATTGGCTAATTTAAACGGGTATTTAAATGCCTTACATAATGGTGTGATTGAAGGCAGTCCCAAGCTGTATAAGGCCCTTTATGAAGAGTCCAACCGCCTGAGTGGAATGCTGGAGCAGCTGGATAGATTAAAGGAATGGGATGATATCAGCGGGCAAACCTTTTCTGAACGGAAAATGATTGATATGAAAAGCATCATTAAACAGACAGTGGAAATGTTTCACTGGTCGGCCGAAAAAAAGGGTATACCCGTTAAGCATCAACTCGATGCTGGTGTAGTCCAAGTTAACCAGGAGGGCATTGCACAGGTTTTGAATAATTTACTGGATAATGCCATTCGTTACCATCAGGGTAGAGGCCCCATTATTGTTCGGGGAATACGCTCTGAACGTGAGTACTATGTTTCCTTTACGGGTCCTGGAGAAGTCATCCCGGAACGAGAGCAGTCTCTCATTTTTGAACGGTTTTATCGCACGGATCCCTCCAGATCACGGGAATCAGGCGGGACAGGCCTTGGGTTAGCTATTTCAAAAGAAATCATAGAGCACCATCGCGGCCAAATAGGGGTGCATTCAGAAGATCATCTTCATTCATTTTGGTTCACTCTTCCACTTGTGAAAGAGTCATGA
- a CDS encoding DUF5667 domain-containing protein produces MNNQLFLNGKSRHLLVALLIATLFVFAFGTSAAHAQEGEETDTTENETTKDTEETGDTPSSEENTSTKEDESQEEDSETSEETDTSAEEDSSLLPGDLFYFTKKMMENIRLALTFDDVEKAELLATYADERINEAEALFAKGEKELAEKTLEEALAKQEEAMTKYEESQSEEENNTDENVEQVDDEAEEEGNETEEGTKEEPTEENSEETTQDSVDSIRSELEEKFSANIEALTAALEKVSNPRAKAALQKNIAKAQKKLEWKVDKELAKLGLDSEDEETEEGTTSDEESEGTDSEETTEEVEQVALKSEDTEEAEEDEAAEEDQEETEDKNETALEKKERAQEKAKEKRERAQEKAEEKRERAQEKAEEKREKAHERAEKKNNGKGNHPGKGNNGKNN; encoded by the coding sequence ATGAATAATCAGTTATTTCTAAACGGGAAATCTCGTCATTTACTAGTAGCATTGCTTATCGCGACTTTATTTGTTTTTGCATTTGGAACCAGTGCTGCACATGCCCAGGAAGGAGAAGAAACAGATACAACAGAAAATGAAACAACCAAGGATACAGAAGAGACTGGGGATACTCCTTCCTCTGAAGAAAATACTTCCACAAAGGAAGATGAATCTCAAGAAGAGGATTCTGAGACAAGTGAGGAGACGGACACAAGTGCAGAAGAAGATTCCTCATTACTGCCTGGCGATCTCTTCTATTTTACGAAGAAAATGATGGAAAATATTCGTCTGGCATTAACGTTTGATGATGTAGAAAAAGCAGAATTATTAGCCACGTATGCAGATGAGCGTATCAATGAAGCTGAAGCTCTCTTTGCAAAGGGTGAAAAGGAACTGGCTGAAAAGACTCTTGAAGAAGCATTAGCTAAGCAGGAAGAAGCTATGACTAAGTATGAGGAAAGTCAGTCAGAAGAAGAGAATAATACAGATGAAAATGTAGAACAAGTAGATGATGAAGCAGAAGAAGAAGGCAATGAAACCGAAGAAGGTACAAAAGAGGAACCGACGGAAGAAAATAGTGAGGAAACAACACAGGATTCAGTAGATTCCATTCGTTCAGAGCTTGAAGAGAAGTTCTCTGCAAATATTGAAGCTTTAACTGCTGCACTAGAAAAAGTAAGCAACCCGCGAGCAAAAGCAGCGTTACAAAAAAATATTGCCAAAGCACAGAAAAAGCTTGAGTGGAAAGTGGACAAAGAATTGGCTAAATTGGGCTTAGACAGTGAGGACGAGGAAACTGAAGAAGGAACGACATCTGATGAAGAATCAGAAGGAACCGACTCTGAGGAAACTACTGAAGAAGTTGAACAGGTAGCCTTGAAATCAGAAGACACTGAGGAAGCTGAAGAGGATGAGGCTGCAGAAGAAGATCAGGAAGAAACAGAAGATAAAAACGAGACAGCTCTGGAAAAGAAAGAAAGAGCTCAAGAAAAAGCGAAGGAAAAGCGTGAACGAGCTCAAGAGAAGGCAGAAGAAAAGCGTGAGCGGGCTCAGGAGAAAGCAGAAGAGAAGCGTGAGAAAGCCCATGAACGCGCCGAAAAGAAAAATAATGGAAAAGGAAATCATCCTGGGAAGGGAAATAACGGAAAGAATAACTAA
- the asnB gene encoding asparagine synthase B, translating to MCGIFAMTGRMTESLMTEVLNSMRHRGPDEGSDVKLENFHLGHQRLSIIGLEDGIQPIKNENASKWLVCNGEIYNYLQLKEELRENAAFLTESDSEVVLKMYEQEGVRGVEKLDGMFAFFIADEANDTFLAARDTLGIKPLYYGKDDKGQFVFSSELKTLYLVTDEVREFPAGHYYTPETGFVCYRKIAEPKQSEMLSDQSLEVMTNKIQDQLTNAVQKRLLADVEVGVLLSGGLDSSLISAIAAKLHQGEKPVKSFCVGSENSEDLMRAREVAEAIGTEHYEYVYTKEELLEVLPKVIYHLESFEPSLVRSALPNYFVSQLAAEHVKVILSGEGADELFAGYDYLKDFQNDQGLNQEIIRIINSLHNINLQRADRMSMAHSLELRVPFLDLDLIKDALSIPAQSKLHTDEHMEKWILRKSFDGLLPESILWRKKEEFSAGSGALDILEEHANKVISDHEFQALSAEAPIELRSKQECLYFKIYKEIFPEKSALEVMGRWATA from the coding sequence ATGTGTGGAATTTTTGCAATGACAGGAAGAATGACTGAATCTTTAATGACTGAAGTGTTAAACAGTATGCGTCATCGTGGACCTGATGAAGGAAGCGATGTAAAACTGGAGAATTTTCACTTAGGTCATCAACGCCTGTCTATTATTGGTTTAGAAGATGGAATCCAGCCTATTAAAAATGAAAATGCATCGAAATGGCTTGTATGTAATGGAGAGATTTATAATTATCTTCAGCTTAAAGAAGAGCTTAGAGAGAATGCTGCCTTTTTAACAGAATCCGACAGTGAAGTGGTGCTTAAAATGTATGAGCAGGAAGGTGTCAGAGGGGTTGAGAAACTGGACGGGATGTTTGCCTTTTTTATAGCAGATGAGGCGAACGATACCTTTTTGGCAGCCCGTGATACCCTTGGGATAAAGCCTCTGTATTATGGAAAAGACGACAAGGGTCAATTCGTGTTTTCCTCTGAATTGAAGACCTTATATCTTGTCACGGATGAAGTACGCGAATTCCCAGCCGGGCATTATTATACTCCTGAAACAGGTTTTGTCTGCTATCGTAAAATAGCAGAGCCGAAGCAGAGCGAAATGCTTTCGGATCAATCGTTGGAGGTCATGACAAACAAGATTCAAGATCAGCTTACGAATGCCGTGCAAAAGCGTCTACTGGCAGATGTTGAGGTAGGTGTACTATTAAGTGGCGGACTGGACAGCAGCCTGATTTCCGCAATTGCCGCAAAGCTTCATCAAGGAGAGAAACCAGTGAAGTCCTTCTGTGTGGGTTCTGAAAATAGTGAGGATTTAATGCGCGCCCGTGAAGTGGCAGAAGCGATTGGAACCGAGCATTATGAGTATGTATACACGAAAGAAGAATTATTGGAGGTACTGCCAAAAGTAATTTATCATTTGGAATCCTTTGAGCCATCCCTTGTTCGGAGTGCCCTGCCTAACTACTTTGTGTCCCAGCTAGCCGCAGAACATGTAAAAGTAATCCTGTCCGGTGAAGGGGCGGATGAGCTTTTCGCCGGTTATGACTACTTGAAGGATTTTCAGAATGATCAAGGTTTAAATCAAGAGATTATCCGGATTATAAATTCCCTCCACAATATAAACTTACAGAGGGCAGATCGTATGAGTATGGCTCATTCCCTTGAACTCAGGGTGCCATTCTTAGACCTGGATTTAATAAAGGATGCTTTATCCATACCGGCTCAATCAAAGCTTCATACCGACGAGCATATGGAAAAATGGATTCTTAGAAAGTCCTTTGACGGTCTGCTTCCTGAATCGATTTTATGGCGGAAGAAAGAGGAGTTTTCAGCAGGAAGCGGGGCTTTGGATATCTTGGAGGAACATGCGAATAAAGTCATTTCAGACCATGAATTCCAAGCATTAAGTGCTGAAGCACCTATTGAACTGCGCAGCAAACAGGAATGCCTTTATTTCAAAATCTATAAGGAAATTTTCCCGGAAAAATCAGCGTTGGAAGTTATGGGACGCTGGGCAACAGCTTAA
- a CDS encoding bifunctional diguanylate cyclase/phosphodiesterase, with protein MSIYNLKQLPYYVWMISTIIFLLALGVEFYSPHLNTGIFWLMNLISVSLFSYHLGLFGGIFSLLIILTLRISVDFQTFSSLTPNQLIRALFINSMAFVTSILIGYLAGKMKKNEKNIREIFDNNDITLWTRNLKTGEITVSEGNANIYGVTRQEFEQNPQIWFESIHPDDSEVLTDALQKQKRGRKTKVVYRIIRPDKQTRWIEDRGTPVFNHAGEVVRVDGVVFDVTSEKETEEVMNKMAYNDSLTGLPNRNWFQNYLEATLVSSRKNNISIGIMFIDFDNFKRVNDTLGHRVGDGLLIQMSDRLQSCIRKNDIVSRQGGDEFLVLIEDADEQEVKEIAERIINQMNHPFIVNGNEIFSTPSIGITMCPVAEEQAESLIEKADFAMYLAKESGKNNYKFYDDELNQKMKRKIMLETRLHKAIENGELAVHYQPQIDLSTSALAGAEALLRWENDLGYISPGEFIPIAEETGLIIPIGEWVIREACRHSKEFRTHGLEPFPISVNISTKQIMNPSFIPRLKEILLDEQMTPELLTLEITESALLFYDDAKDNIDELRQLGIGISIDDFGVGYSSLSMIKDIEMDELKIDQRFLNDALENKRVHSLLKTIIKIGKVLKAKVVVEGVETAEQLELLMRRGIYGQGFFYSRALPAREFEKWYWKYYRKRLKS; from the coding sequence ATGAGCATATACAACCTTAAACAACTTCCATACTATGTATGGATGATTAGTACGATTATTTTCCTGTTGGCACTTGGAGTTGAGTTTTATTCTCCTCATCTAAATACAGGTATTTTTTGGTTAATGAACCTGATATCCGTATCCTTGTTTTCCTATCACTTAGGTTTATTCGGTGGCATCTTCTCTCTTCTTATCATACTGACGCTACGGATTAGCGTTGATTTTCAGACGTTTAGTTCCCTTACCCCAAACCAATTAATCAGAGCCTTATTTATTAACTCCATGGCCTTTGTGACTTCCATTTTGATTGGTTATCTGGCGGGGAAGATGAAGAAAAATGAGAAAAATATCCGGGAAATTTTTGATAATAATGATATTACGTTATGGACGAGGAACCTTAAAACAGGTGAAATAACCGTATCTGAGGGAAATGCCAATATTTATGGAGTGACACGTCAAGAATTTGAACAAAATCCACAGATCTGGTTCGAGTCGATTCACCCTGATGATTCCGAAGTTTTAACAGACGCCCTGCAAAAGCAGAAGAGAGGCAGAAAAACAAAGGTCGTCTACCGAATTATCCGACCTGACAAGCAGACACGCTGGATTGAAGATCGTGGAACACCTGTTTTCAATCATGCCGGAGAGGTTGTAAGAGTAGATGGAGTCGTGTTTGATGTAACGAGCGAAAAGGAAACCGAAGAAGTCATGAACAAAATGGCCTATAACGATTCGTTAACAGGTCTGCCGAATCGAAACTGGTTCCAGAACTATTTGGAAGCAACTCTTGTATCATCAAGAAAAAATAATATTTCAATCGGTATTATGTTTATTGATTTTGATAATTTCAAACGGGTCAATGACACTTTGGGACATCGTGTAGGTGATGGACTCCTCATTCAAATGTCAGATCGATTGCAGTCCTGTATTCGAAAAAACGATATCGTTTCAAGACAGGGCGGGGATGAATTTTTAGTTCTCATTGAGGACGCAGACGAGCAGGAAGTGAAGGAAATTGCCGAGCGTATTATCAATCAGATGAATCATCCATTTATTGTAAATGGGAACGAAATCTTCTCCACCCCAAGTATTGGCATCACCATGTGTCCGGTCGCCGAGGAGCAGGCAGAATCATTAATTGAGAAAGCAGATTTCGCTATGTACCTGGCAAAGGAAAGCGGTAAAAATAACTATAAGTTTTACGATGACGAATTAAACCAGAAAATGAAACGGAAAATTATGCTGGAAACACGCCTGCATAAAGCCATCGAGAACGGTGAACTAGCTGTCCATTACCAGCCCCAGATTGATTTATCCACCAGTGCACTCGCCGGAGCTGAGGCGCTGCTGCGATGGGAAAATGACCTCGGCTATATCAGTCCCGGTGAATTTATTCCCATTGCGGAGGAAACTGGGCTTATCATCCCTATTGGGGAATGGGTCATTCGGGAAGCCTGCAGACATTCTAAAGAATTTCGCACTCATGGACTGGAGCCATTCCCGATATCTGTGAACATCTCGACAAAGCAAATTATGAATCCAAGTTTTATTCCCCGTCTAAAGGAAATTTTATTGGATGAACAGATGACCCCGGAACTTTTAACCCTGGAAATTACGGAGTCAGCCCTATTATTCTATGATGATGCCAAAGACAATATCGATGAACTGCGCCAGCTTGGCATTGGCATTTCCATAGATGATTTTGGTGTCGGCTATTCTTCCTTAAGTATGATTAAAGACATTGAAATGGATGAATTAAAAATTGATCAGCGTTTTTTAAATGATGCTTTAGAAAACAAACGTGTTCATTCCTTGTTGAAAACCATCATAAAAATTGGAAAAGTGTTAAAAGCAAAAGTGGTTGTCGAAGGTGTGGAAACAGCTGAACAGCTAGAACTGCTGATGAGAAGAGGAATATATGGCCAAGGATTTTTTTACAGTCGTGCACTGCCAGCACGTGAGTTTGAAAAATGGTACTGGAAATATTATAGAAAACGGCTGAAAAGCTGA
- a CDS encoding alpha/beta hydrolase, producing the protein MFLKKRRWIKIGISLLITLLIINVMASIYFYNLAIDRDFPKDFLNGNDDLEVSGEAMEVMLDGGWRDWVANQNFDSWKMESFDGLKLQGYFLEAKEPSNKTVVFAHGYLGNGSQMGLFGQYYYEELGYNMFTADMRGHGNSEGDYIGFGWHDRLDYVDWVHRVIEELGTDTEIVLHGVSMGAAAVLMASGEELPDNVKAIVADSPYTSVYDLFDYQMERMFHLPDIPVLPSTSLVTNLRADYSLKEASALKQVQKADVPILYIHGNDDAFVPTRMSRKLYENTKSKAEFVTFDGSSHGEAFVIHKEEYVAELNDFLNKYVDG; encoded by the coding sequence ATTTTTTTGAAAAAAAGACGCTGGATAAAAATAGGGATAAGTCTGCTTATTACCCTGTTAATCATAAATGTTATGGCCAGTATTTATTTTTATAATCTGGCCATTGATCGTGATTTCCCCAAAGATTTTCTAAATGGAAATGATGATTTAGAGGTGTCCGGGGAAGCGATGGAGGTTATGCTTGATGGAGGCTGGCGCGATTGGGTAGCCAATCAGAATTTTGACAGCTGGAAAATGGAATCCTTTGATGGACTCAAGCTTCAGGGCTACTTTTTGGAGGCAAAGGAACCTTCAAATAAAACTGTTGTATTTGCCCATGGCTATTTGGGAAATGGTAGTCAGATGGGATTGTTTGGCCAGTATTACTATGAGGAATTAGGGTACAATATGTTTACCGCTGACATGCGTGGTCACGGAAACAGTGAAGGAGATTACATAGGCTTTGGCTGGCATGACCGGCTGGACTATGTCGACTGGGTTCATAGAGTGATAGAGGAGTTAGGCACGGATACAGAAATTGTATTGCATGGGGTATCAATGGGAGCGGCAGCCGTATTAATGGCAAGTGGCGAAGAATTGCCGGACAACGTAAAGGCTATTGTAGCTGACAGTCCTTACACGAGTGTGTATGACTTATTTGATTATCAAATGGAGCGGATGTTTCATCTTCCGGATATTCCTGTGTTACCAAGTACAAGCCTTGTGACAAATTTACGGGCCGATTATTCTTTAAAGGAGGCTTCTGCCCTGAAACAGGTTCAGAAAGCAGATGTGCCGATTTTATACATCCATGGTAATGACGATGCCTTCGTTCCAACCCGAATGTCCAGAAAGCTGTATGAGAATACAAAGAGTAAGGCTGAGTTTGTCACATTTGACGGGTCCAGTCATGGAGAGGCTTTTGTCATTCATAAAGAAGAATACGTTGCTGAGTTAAACGATTTTCTGAATAAGTATGTAGATGGCTGA
- a CDS encoding NAD-dependent epimerase/dehydratase family protein, whose product MNIIVAGGDGFCGWPTALYLSKKGHDVSILDNGVRRKIDDELHSNSVTPISSLEERVDKWKELTGKEIRTYIGDLNHYDFLREVLKKEQPDAFVHFAEQRSAPYSMIDREHAVYTQTNNVVGNLNVLYGIREIVPDCHLIKLGTMGEYGTPNIAIEEGFIEIEHKGRKDVLPYPKQPGSFYHLSKVHDSHNIMFACKIWGIRATDLNQGIVYGLETDETKMDPLLTNRLDYDDVYGTALNRFIIQSTIGHDLTVYGQGGQTRGFLNIKDTVRCIEIAAENPADKGEFRVFNQFTEEFSVLDLAKLVQKVAKEEGFDTDIAHLENPRVELEEHFFQAENTKLKDLGLEPHLLTEDVVRDILKAVVDHKDRVIKENVLPQVSWK is encoded by the coding sequence GTGAATATTATTGTAGCTGGCGGAGATGGCTTCTGTGGGTGGCCAACTGCCCTTTACTTATCAAAAAAGGGACATGACGTATCCATTTTAGACAACGGTGTAAGAAGAAAAATTGATGATGAACTTCATTCCAACTCTGTCACACCCATCTCTTCCCTGGAAGAAAGAGTGGACAAGTGGAAGGAGCTGACAGGTAAAGAAATTCGTACATATATCGGAGACCTTAACCATTATGATTTTCTCCGGGAAGTATTGAAAAAAGAACAGCCCGATGCGTTCGTTCATTTTGCTGAACAGCGCTCTGCTCCTTATTCCATGATTGACCGTGAACATGCGGTTTATACACAGACAAACAATGTGGTAGGCAACTTAAATGTTTTATATGGAATTCGTGAAATTGTACCCGATTGTCACCTGATTAAATTAGGAACCATGGGTGAATACGGTACACCGAACATTGCTATTGAAGAAGGTTTCATTGAGATTGAACATAAAGGTCGCAAGGATGTTCTTCCATATCCGAAACAGCCAGGTTCCTTCTATCACCTTTCAAAGGTACATGACAGTCATAACATTATGTTTGCCTGCAAAATCTGGGGAATTCGTGCGACAGATTTGAACCAGGGAATTGTGTATGGCCTTGAGACGGATGAAACAAAGATGGATCCGCTACTAACCAATCGACTGGATTACGACGATGTATATGGTACAGCCTTAAATCGCTTCATTATTCAGTCTACCATTGGTCACGACTTAACCGTTTATGGACAGGGTGGACAAACCCGTGGATTCCTGAATATTAAGGATACTGTACGCTGCATTGAAATTGCTGCGGAAAATCCGGCTGATAAAGGCGAATTCCGTGTATTTAACCAGTTTACGGAGGAATTTTCTGTATTGGATCTTGCCAAACTAGTACAAAAGGTTGCGAAAGAAGAAGGGTTCGACACAGATATCGCTCATCTGGAAAATCCACGTGTAGAATTGGAAGAGCATTTCTTCCAGGCTGAAAATACGAAGCTGAAGGATCTTGGGTTAGAGCCACATTTACTTACAGAAGACGTTGTGCGTGACATCCTGAAGGCAGTTGTTGATCACAAGGATCGTGTGATCAAAGAGAATGTGCTTCCTCAAGTATCCTGGAAATAA
- a CDS encoding glycosyltransferase family 1 protein, translating to MKIAIVTETFLPSTDGIVTRLTACIRYFLQEGHDVRIIAPDLGVYEFEGAKVEGVPARTLPFYRSKKFSLPTRKVKKLLADYDPDVVHVVNPALVGYSGIKYARQLGYPLVASYHTNIAQYLDYYRLSPFKGLIWWYFRKLHNQADLNLCTSKTVQDELIDLDFYNVHVWKRGVDTEMFQPKRYDEEMRERLTNGQKDKILLLFVGRLAAEKEIEKIKTVLDESDDFVLAVVGDGPHRETLENHFEGTNTVFTGFLHGEELAKAFASSDVFVFPSTTETLGLVIMEAMASGLPLVAAKSGPTCEQIEDGKTGLLYEPEKSMNFKETVLQFKDETLRKRLALSAHEEIKELGWTGAADQVLQFYKEVAGVNEKLKQEQS from the coding sequence ATGAAAATTGCCATTGTGACGGAGACGTTTCTCCCTTCTACAGATGGAATTGTAACGAGGTTGACCGCCTGTATACGTTACTTTTTGCAGGAAGGACATGATGTACGCATTATTGCACCCGATCTCGGTGTGTATGAATTTGAAGGAGCAAAAGTTGAAGGGGTTCCAGCGCGGACCCTTCCTTTTTATCGTTCCAAGAAGTTTTCCCTGCCTACCCGGAAGGTTAAGAAGCTTTTGGCAGATTATGATCCTGATGTTGTCCATGTAGTGAACCCGGCATTGGTCGGTTATTCAGGAATTAAGTATGCAAGGCAGCTGGGCTACCCACTAGTTGCGTCCTACCACACTAATATTGCCCAATATCTGGATTATTACAGACTCTCTCCATTTAAAGGTCTTATCTGGTGGTATTTCCGTAAGCTTCATAATCAGGCAGATTTAAATCTTTGTACATCGAAAACCGTCCAGGATGAACTGATTGACCTTGATTTTTACAATGTTCATGTGTGGAAACGCGGGGTCGATACGGAAATGTTTCAGCCTAAACGTTATGATGAGGAGATGCGAGAGCGTTTAACAAATGGACAAAAGGATAAAATATTATTACTGTTTGTTGGTCGACTGGCTGCTGAAAAGGAAATTGAAAAGATAAAAACGGTTTTAGATGAATCTGATGACTTTGTTCTGGCGGTAGTAGGGGACGGCCCGCATCGCGAAACACTTGAAAACCATTTTGAGGGAACAAACACGGTCTTCACCGGGTTTTTACACGGAGAAGAACTGGCGAAAGCTTTTGCTTCTTCAGATGTATTTGTCTTCCCCTCCACAACTGAGACACTTGGGCTTGTTATTATGGAAGCCATGGCTTCAGGACTGCCGCTTGTTGCTGCCAAAAGTGGGCCGACATGTGAGCAAATTGAAGATGGTAAAACAGGTTTATTATATGAACCGGAGAAGTCCATGAACTTTAAGGAGACCGTTCTGCAGTTCAAGGATGAAACGCTGCGTAAACGCCTGGCTCTATCTGCCCATGAGGAAATTAAGGAACTTGGATGGACAGGCGCTGCCGATCAAGTGTTACAATTTTACAAGGAAGTAGCAGGAGTCAATGAAAAGCTGAAGCAGGAGCAATCATAA
- a CDS encoding GtrA family protein, translating to MGNHKKKKGPFQFMQFSVIGVANAAIDIGVLNLLLLFFHTEDQGLLLFYNTIAYTLAVANSYFWNASFTFRRSAEGSNWQRLTFIGQGIVSLGVNNFVFFIGNLLLAFIGIPNWLRYNIAKGLAMFLSFLASFFMIKYLVFRDFGAKKVKE from the coding sequence ATGGGAAATCATAAAAAGAAAAAAGGCCCTTTTCAATTTATGCAATTTAGTGTTATTGGGGTAGCAAATGCAGCTATTGACATAGGAGTGCTAAATCTCTTACTGTTATTTTTTCATACAGAAGATCAGGGACTGTTATTGTTTTATAATACAATAGCTTATACACTGGCTGTAGCTAACAGTTATTTTTGGAATGCAAGCTTTACCTTTCGGCGTTCAGCAGAAGGGAGCAATTGGCAACGCCTGACCTTTATTGGACAAGGGATCGTAAGTTTAGGTGTTAATAACTTTGTCTTTTTTATTGGTAATTTATTATTGGCATTTATAGGTATACCAAACTGGCTGCGCTATAATATTGCAAAGGGATTAGCCATGTTTCTCTCATTCCTCGCAAGCTTTTTTATGATAAAATATTTGGTTTTTAGAGATTTTGGAGCAAAGAAAGTGAAAGAATAA